One Gossypium hirsutum isolate 1008001.06 chromosome A11, Gossypium_hirsutum_v2.1, whole genome shotgun sequence genomic window carries:
- the LOC107891333 gene encoding LOW QUALITY PROTEIN: small RNA degrading nuclease 3 (The sequence of the model RefSeq protein was modified relative to this genomic sequence to represent the inferred CDS: inserted 2 bases in 1 codon), whose protein sequence is MDRKLETSEKKVLVEIVKLVQKRGLEGTQGGWKEFLKTYDKKFGASLSDPSKRSNDVLVSFLKTFTKDDDLELFSRVLQIHLNRNRVEQFSKQSRDNETPEQSLVRLTLEHPQYLVDYAFPVVDEGWIVIKPPKKSRALKSNAMIAVDCEMVLCDDGTEALVRVCAVDRDLQVKINELIKPNKAVADYRTEITGVAAGDLDGVTCSVADIQKSLKKLLSNGTILVGHGLHNDLQVLKIYHARVIDTSYIFKYLDAPIYRKPSLNNLCKSVLGYEVRKPGAAHNCLDDACAAMKLVLAKLERGEITLVPDVSQHEREKLLLHRIPVYVHREEISNVIPGAVVIEVKPTKKLQGRHYSAIAVFNSPQEANQAYENMEGDEEKDSHGLPQKLVSFQFGDGSTASLYIRKMAQEDSXTEVLSNKRAFEGEEKSIQSKKLKTDVKTAENVMEDNSELDDHLKEIERLKQELQEKDAKIVLQDKMISNLLKKVEEMKKVLNKRK, encoded by the exons ATGGACAGGAAGCTTGAAACTTCCGAGAAAAAG GTTCTTGTTGAAATCGTGAAGTTAGTTCAAAAGCGAGGACTGGAAGGAACACAAGGAGGATGGAAGGAGTTTTTGAAAACTTATGACAAAAAGTTTGGTGCTTCTTTGAGTGATCCTTCGAAGCGGTCCAATGATGTCTTAGTATCGTTTCTTAAGACATTTACTAAAGATGATGATTTGGAA CTTTTCTCTAGAGTTTTGCAAATTCATTTAAATAGGAACAGAGTTGAACAATTTAGCAAACAATCTCGGGACAATGAAACCCCTGAGCAG AGTCTTGTTCGTTTAACTCTGGAACACCCACAATATCTGGTTGATTATGCATTCCCTGTAGTTGATGAG GGATGGATTGTTATCAAGCCCCCTAAAAAATCCCGGGCGCTGAAGTCCAATGCGATGATTGCTGTTGATTGTGAAATGGTTCTCTGTGATGATGGAACTGAAGCATTAGTGAGAGTTTGTGCTGTAGATCGTGATTTACAG GTCAAAATCAATGAACTTATAAAACCGAACAAAGCAGTGGCTGATTATCGGACTGAGATTACTGGAGTAGCTGCAGGGGACTTGGATGGTGTTACTTGTTCAGTAGCTGACATACAG AAATCCCTGAAGAAGCTGTTATCTAATGGAACTATTTTAGTGGGACATGGTTTGCACAATGATTTGCAAG TGTTAAAGATATACCATGCAAGAGTGATTGACACATCCTATATCTTCAAATATTTGGATGCACCTATCTATAGAAAACCATCTTTGAATAACTTGTGCAAG TCCGTACTGGGATATGAAGTTCGAAAGCCTGGTGCTGCTCATAATTGTCTAGATGATGCATGTGCTGCAATGAAACTAGTTCTTGCTAAGCTAGAGCGTGGTGAAATTACCCTGGTTCCAGAT GTATCTCAACATGAAAGGGAGAAGCTACTACTCCACAGAATACCAGTCTATGTTCATAGAGAAGAAATTTCCAACGTCATTCCTGGAGCTGTTGTGATTGAAGTAAAG CCAACTAAAAAGCTTCAAGGTCGCCATTACTCTGCAATTGCTGTCTTTAATAGTCCTCAAGAAGCAAACCAAGCATATGAAAATATGGAAGGCGATGAAGAAAAG GATTCACATGGACTACCTCAGAAACTTGTTAGCTTTCAGTTTGGCGATGGATCAACTGCTAGTTTATACATCCGTAAAATGGCACAGGAAGATTC CACTGAAGTTTTGTCGAATAAAAGAGCATTCGAGGGCGAGGAGAAATCGATTCAATCCAAAAAGCTGAAGACAGATGTGAAAACCGCGGAGAATGTTATGGAAGATAACAGTGAACTTGATGATCACTTAAAAGAGATAGAACGATTGAAGCAAGAACTGCAGGAGAAAGATGCTAAAATTGTGTTGCAGGATAAGATGATATCTAACCTTCTGAAGAAGgttgaagaaatgaaaaaggttCTTAATAAAAGGAAATAG